A portion of the Desulfurobacterium indicum genome contains these proteins:
- the rpsU gene encoding 30S ribosomal protein S21, translating into MATIYVRDGEPFEKALKRFKKLCEKEGILTEIKRREYYEKPSEKRKRKAMAARKRLIKALKKRGLLPPRGKKKKK; encoded by the coding sequence ATGGCAACAATTTACGTGCGTGACGGAGAGCCATTTGAGAAGGCGCTGAAGAGATTCAAAAAACTGTGTGAAAAGGAAGGTATCCTTACCGAAATTAAGAGAAGAGAATACTACGAAAAGCCGAGTGAAAAGAGAAAGAGAAAGGCAATGGCTGCAAGGAAGCGCCTTATCAAGGCTCTCAAGAAGCGCGGTCTTCTTCCACCGAGGGGTAAGAAGAAGAAAAAGTAA
- a CDS encoding FmdB family zinc ribbon protein, translating into MQIYVFKCNECGKEFEVEIFAPLQVLDVKCPECGSDDVEVINIINICSPFG; encoded by the coding sequence ATGCAGATTTACGTTTTTAAGTGTAACGAGTGCGGAAAAGAGTTTGAAGTGGAAATCTTTGCACCGCTTCAGGTTCTTGATGTTAAGTGTCCGGAATGCGGCTCGGATGATGTTGAGGTGATAAACATCATCAATATCTGTTCACCGTTTGGCTGA
- a CDS encoding YifB family Mg chelatase-like AAA ATPase, translating into MVSNVKSYTLIGVNAVEVLVQVDASRGMPGTIVVGLPDSAVKESRERVKAAIVNSGYPFPAKKIVINLAPADVKKEGTIYDLPISIGILVAQNIVSGKRLNEYLIAGELGLKGEIRKVKGALAAAILAKQKDYRGIILPAENAEEASLISGIEIIPIKHLSEAVAFLNGDIQIEPITKNLIENNFSFTIDMSDIAGQYHAKRAVEIAAAGGHNILFVGPPGSGKTMLSRRIPTILPPMTEKEIIETTQIYSAAGMLNGIITERPYRAPHHTVSDVALIGGGSSIKPGEVSLAHNGVLFLDEFPEFKRSALEALRQPIEDGEVTISRISGSVTFPAKFMLVAAMNPCPCGFYGFEDGVHYCTCSPAQVKRYRSKVSGPILDRIDIHVSLPAVKPEELAKMEKGESSEKIRKRVTKAHERQKERFKKLSFSFNGKMDSKAIKKFCKLTEQAEEILNRAVKTYALSARAYNRILKLSLTIADLDGSDVIQPKHIIETLGFRENISTN; encoded by the coding sequence ATGGTTTCCAACGTTAAAAGCTACACATTGATAGGTGTTAATGCCGTTGAGGTTTTAGTTCAGGTTGATGCCAGCAGAGGCATGCCGGGTACCATAGTTGTTGGACTTCCGGATTCTGCCGTAAAAGAAAGTAGAGAAAGGGTAAAAGCAGCAATTGTAAATTCAGGTTATCCTTTTCCTGCAAAGAAAATTGTTATAAACCTTGCACCGGCAGATGTCAAAAAAGAAGGAACAATATACGACCTTCCCATATCAATCGGCATATTAGTGGCACAGAACATCGTATCAGGCAAAAGGCTAAACGAATATCTAATAGCCGGTGAACTTGGTCTCAAAGGCGAGATAAGAAAGGTCAAAGGCGCCCTTGCCGCAGCAATACTTGCAAAACAGAAAGATTACAGGGGAATAATTCTACCTGCAGAAAACGCAGAAGAAGCCTCACTCATAAGTGGTATTGAAATAATCCCGATTAAGCACCTCTCAGAGGCTGTTGCATTTTTAAACGGCGACATTCAGATAGAACCTATTACAAAAAACTTAATAGAAAATAACTTCAGCTTTACCATTGACATGTCAGACATTGCCGGCCAGTATCATGCCAAAAGAGCTGTTGAAATAGCGGCAGCCGGCGGACACAACATACTTTTTGTAGGACCACCAGGCTCAGGAAAAACAATGCTTTCAAGGAGAATCCCAACAATACTGCCGCCAATGACAGAAAAGGAAATCATAGAAACGACACAGATATACAGTGCCGCAGGAATGTTAAACGGCATAATAACAGAAAGACCCTACCGTGCACCGCACCATACTGTATCGGATGTAGCACTGATAGGCGGGGGAAGCAGTATCAAACCCGGCGAGGTGAGCCTTGCTCACAACGGTGTTCTCTTTCTCGATGAATTTCCAGAATTTAAGCGTTCTGCCCTTGAAGCCTTAAGACAACCGATAGAAGACGGAGAAGTTACAATCTCAAGGATTTCAGGAAGCGTAACCTTCCCGGCAAAATTCATGCTTGTAGCAGCCATGAACCCTTGTCCCTGCGGCTTTTATGGATTTGAAGATGGTGTTCATTATTGCACTTGTTCGCCTGCACAGGTAAAACGCTACCGTTCAAAAGTTTCAGGTCCAATACTTGACAGAATAGACATTCACGTATCCTTACCTGCTGTAAAGCCAGAAGAACTTGCAAAGATGGAAAAAGGCGAATCCTCTGAAAAAATCAGAAAAAGAGTCACAAAAGCCCACGAAAGGCAAAAAGAGAGATTCAAAAAACTGTCGTTTTCATTCAACGGAAAGATGGACTCAAAAGCCATAAAAAAATTCTGTAAACTTACAGAGCAAGCGGAAGAGATACTAAACCGCGCCGTTAAAACCTATGCACTATCTGCAAGAGCTTATAATAGAATCTTAAAACTCTCGTTAACAATAGCAGACCTTGATGGATCAGATGTAATCCAGCCAAAACACATAATTGAAACTCTGGGATTTAGAGAAAACATTTCGACAAACTAA
- the rsmA gene encoding 16S rRNA (adenine(1518)-N(6)/adenine(1519)-N(6))-dimethyltransferase RsmA, translating into MKNRLPRLKKSLGQHFLKNKNIIRKIVNAAGIDSSDTVVEIGPGGGALTEEILKRNPKILVCVEIDPEMVEFLKEKFKSHENFKILNEDAKKFDFSQAGNSLKILGNLPYNVSTVIIRNLLNHINTIHSAVFMTQKEVANRLTSTSGKDYGYLPALLQNFFKIEKLFDVPPSAFVPPPKVWSTVFKMTPLNFRMEEKELKEFENFLKRAFSNRRKKLKNNVGKPPSTELEEIFQKRAEEIPPTEMLSLFRKIWQMAPK; encoded by the coding sequence TTGAAGAATAGACTTCCAAGACTTAAAAAATCTCTTGGACAGCATTTTTTAAAGAATAAGAACATAATTAGAAAGATAGTTAACGCCGCCGGAATAGATTCATCCGACACAGTCGTTGAAATAGGACCCGGTGGCGGCGCTTTGACGGAAGAGATACTGAAAAGAAATCCGAAAATACTTGTATGTGTTGAAATAGACCCGGAAATGGTGGAATTCCTGAAGGAAAAATTCAAATCTCACGAAAATTTCAAAATACTCAACGAAGATGCCAAAAAGTTTGATTTTTCACAGGCAGGAAACAGTCTGAAGATTCTGGGAAATCTTCCTTATAACGTTTCTACTGTAATAATAAGAAACCTTCTAAATCACATTAATACAATCCACAGTGCAGTATTTATGACACAGAAAGAAGTCGCCAACAGACTTACCAGCACCTCCGGAAAGGATTACGGCTATCTGCCGGCACTGCTTCAAAACTTTTTCAAAATAGAGAAACTCTTTGATGTTCCTCCCAGTGCCTTTGTTCCACCGCCGAAAGTCTGGTCAACCGTCTTTAAAATGACTCCTCTAAACTTTCGAATGGAAGAGAAAGAACTCAAAGAGTTTGAGAATTTCCTGAAAAGAGCCTTCTCAAACAGGCGTAAAAAGCTAAAAAACAACGTAGGGAAACCACCTTCAACAGAATTAGAAGAGATATTTCAAAAGAGAGCCGAAGAAATACCGCCGACCGAGATGCTGTCCCTTTTCAGAAAAATCTGGCAAATGGCACCAAAATGA
- a CDS encoding EamA family transporter, with translation MHHKAVTVTAWQILISIFITVPFLFLTDWCFTVNGFLVTLFAGIIHTALALFLWYDALNYIKVSFASILQYFDIVFAIILAYLFLSQVPTARQVLGAFFNYSCRKFDFDERSKIWKLTLLVFH, from the coding sequence ATTCATCATAAAGCAGTTACAGTTACCGCCTGGCAGATACTTATATCCATCTTTATTACTGTTCCTTTTCTATTCCTAACTGACTGGTGTTTCACAGTAAACGGCTTTTTAGTTACTCTCTTTGCAGGTATTATTCATACAGCTCTTGCCCTTTTTCTCTGGTATGATGCCCTTAATTATATTAAGGTTTCGTTTGCTTCTATATTGCAATACTTTGATATAGTTTTTGCAATTATTCTTGCCTATCTTTTTCTTTCTCAAGTTCCTACCGCTCGGCAGGTTTTGGGAGCTTTTTTTAATTATAGCTGCCGGAAGTTTGATTTCGATGAAAGAAGTAAAATCTGGAAGTTAACTCTTTTAGTCTTCCACTAA
- a CDS encoding YbbR-like domain-containing protein yields the protein MLKKIVDKIFKNFHYKLFAVIFSFLLWFLAAKQESIVLTVKLPLKIETPPTVNVADYTPKKIAVEVEGTKKSIEFIKEEGKIYIKLPPRHIRSNGTTIISINPSIITLKPQLPDVSIINVKTKKLTLKLEKVIRKLVPVKVVLIGKKRRKFKVENTTPNYVTIYIPESKTSTINSVKTEPIDTTYLKSNGTIYAKIASPYRTFPESVEVKLIRR from the coding sequence ATGTTGAAAAAGATAGTCGATAAAATTTTCAAAAATTTCCATTATAAGCTATTTGCAGTAATATTTTCATTTCTGCTGTGGTTCTTGGCAGCAAAACAGGAATCCATTGTCTTAACAGTAAAGCTACCTTTAAAAATAGAAACACCACCTACCGTAAATGTGGCAGATTACACTCCTAAAAAAATAGCTGTTGAAGTAGAGGGAACTAAGAAATCCATAGAATTTATAAAAGAAGAAGGCAAAATTTACATAAAACTTCCACCCCGCCACATTAGAAGTAATGGAACTACTATCATATCCATTAATCCTTCCATAATAACTTTAAAACCTCAACTTCCTGATGTTTCTATAATAAATGTTAAAACAAAAAAACTCACCCTAAAACTTGAAAAAGTCATCAGAAAACTGGTACCTGTAAAAGTCGTTCTAATCGGAAAAAAAAGACGAAAATTCAAAGTGGAAAACACCACTCCTAACTACGTAACCATATATATACCCGAATCAAAAACATCCACAATAAACTCTGTTAAAACTGAACCCATAGATACAACTTATCTAAAATCAAACGGCACCATTTACGCTAAAATAGCATCACCTTACAGAACCTTCCCGGAAAGTGTAGAAGTGAAGTTAATCAGGAGGTAA
- the truD gene encoding tRNA pseudouridine(13) synthase TruD yields the protein MIEIKKRPKDFIVIEEASLETDENGTHFLYLLTKKNLTTRELASFLGFSYAGLKDKTAITVQHVTFPEFKGNHIRENLKDGTYFLKFIGKIKKKIKIGHLKGNRFYIKLHGQKVKPADYFINFYGIQRLKGNIDKGKKLFKKLMEKPRKLKWRENFLIDAFLSFLWNETLNLYLSETVEGTFKTHEDFRFFIPSEPFEKIREKVPRFWTIAGHKKDYRESWSFYKKILLKEGISTDDFIKTLKNLRIKGDFRKTYLPVEAKIENDFISFSLPKGAYATVYLIFCG from the coding sequence ATGATAGAGATAAAAAAGAGACCCAAAGATTTTATAGTCATTGAAGAAGCTTCTCTTGAAACGGATGAAAATGGAACACACTTTTTATACCTTTTAACGAAGAAAAACCTCACAACGAGAGAGCTTGCATCCTTCTTAGGCTTTTCCTATGCAGGACTTAAAGACAAAACAGCCATAACAGTTCAGCACGTTACATTCCCGGAATTTAAAGGCAACCATATAAGAGAAAACCTTAAAGACGGAACTTATTTTTTAAAATTTATCGGAAAAATAAAAAAGAAGATAAAAATCGGACACCTGAAGGGAAACCGATTTTACATAAAATTGCACGGGCAAAAGGTTAAACCTGCCGATTACTTCATAAACTTTTACGGAATCCAGAGATTGAAAGGAAACATTGACAAAGGAAAAAAACTTTTTAAAAAACTTATGGAAAAACCAAGGAAGCTAAAGTGGCGGGAAAACTTCCTCATAGATGCCTTCCTGTCATTCCTGTGGAACGAAACGCTGAACCTTTATCTATCTGAAACGGTAGAAGGAACATTTAAAACTCATGAAGATTTTCGCTTTTTTATTCCTTCAGAACCCTTTGAAAAAATCAGAGAAAAAGTGCCGAGATTCTGGACAATTGCAGGACATAAAAAGGATTACAGGGAAAGCTGGTCTTTTTACAAAAAGATATTACTAAAAGAAGGCATTTCAACAGATGATTTCATCAAAACCTTAAAGAATTTGAGAATAAAGGGAGATTTTAGAAAAACATACCTCCCGGTTGAAGCGAAAATTGAGAACGACTTTATCTCTTTCTCACTTCCAAAAGGCGCCTACGCAACAGTTTATCTAATTTTTTGTGGTTAA
- a CDS encoding DMT family transporter translates to MKSKGFLEMLGATSIWGSVPLMGIWSGLPSGVFVFFRVLFAFPFVFYFAVRKSSLKEFFNLKPYWPLLLSGIMLGVNWVFFFWAVKVTDIATVVTIYYAGPVISILLAAFFLKERMNLFTVVSIFLAFAGVVVSSGGFNIDKGAVIALLATGFLDFSQKFPPFIIKQLQLPPGRYLYPSLLLFLFYS, encoded by the coding sequence ATGAAATCTAAAGGTTTTCTTGAGATGTTAGGGGCTACTTCCATATGGGGCAGTGTTCCTCTTATGGGTATATGGTCAGGGCTGCCGAGCGGTGTATTTGTATTTTTTAGAGTTCTCTTTGCGTTTCCTTTTGTTTTTTACTTTGCCGTCAGGAAAAGTTCTTTAAAAGAATTTTTTAATTTAAAACCTTATTGGCCTTTGCTTTTAAGCGGTATCATGCTTGGAGTTAACTGGGTTTTCTTTTTCTGGGCAGTTAAAGTTACGGATATTGCAACTGTTGTAACTATCTATTATGCAGGTCCTGTGATTTCCATTCTTTTGGCAGCGTTCTTTTTGAAAGAAAGGATGAATCTTTTTACGGTTGTTTCTATTTTTTTAGCTTTTGCCGGTGTTGTCGTCAGCAGCGGCGGATTTAATATAGATAAAGGTGCGGTTATTGCCCTGCTTGCTACGGGTTTCTTGGATTTTTCTCAAAAGTTTCCACCATTCATCATAAAGCAGTTACAGTTACCGCCTGGCAGATACTTATATCCATCTTTATTACTGTTCCTTTTCTATTCCTAA
- the cdaA gene encoding diadenylate cyclase CdaA, translating to MLNVLPQITIRDLIDIGIVSFLIYRVLIYLSKTRAIQILFGIMTIVMLSVLAKLLDLYTLSFLLNNVLTIGIFAIIVIFQPEIRKLLARLGEGQMGLFAQRYEAEKVIDEIVRASATMSQDKIGALIVIERDVKTDSYAEAGTEIDGEVSKELLITIFWPGTPLHDGAVIVREDRIKKAGVFLPLTLNTKLPQVVGTRHRAAIGITEETDAIAVIVSEETGNISIAYHGKLIKNLEPQRLKRILKSLLVKEIETKNAIKELITTFLKGENVEKDSR from the coding sequence ATGCTAAACGTTTTACCACAGATAACAATAAGAGACCTTATAGACATAGGCATCGTCTCCTTCCTCATATATAGAGTTTTAATCTATCTATCCAAAACACGGGCAATACAGATTCTTTTCGGAATTATGACCATCGTCATGTTAAGCGTCCTGGCAAAGCTCCTTGATCTTTACACCCTTTCATTCCTTCTAAACAACGTCCTGACAATCGGAATTTTTGCCATCATCGTGATATTCCAGCCTGAGATAAGAAAACTGCTTGCAAGACTTGGTGAAGGACAGATGGGACTGTTTGCTCAGCGGTATGAAGCAGAAAAAGTCATCGATGAAATCGTCAGGGCTTCTGCCACTATGTCACAGGACAAAATAGGAGCACTAATAGTCATTGAAAGAGACGTAAAAACGGACAGCTACGCAGAAGCCGGAACAGAAATTGACGGTGAGGTATCAAAAGAACTGCTAATAACGATATTCTGGCCCGGGACTCCCCTTCATGACGGGGCAGTAATTGTAAGAGAAGACCGGATAAAAAAGGCAGGAGTTTTTCTACCGTTAACCCTAAATACCAAACTCCCACAGGTAGTAGGAACAAGGCACAGAGCAGCTATAGGAATAACGGAAGAAACCGATGCAATAGCTGTTATCGTTTCTGAAGAGACGGGAAACATATCAATAGCTTACCATGGCAAATTGATCAAAAACCTTGAACCCCAAAGGTTAAAGAGAATCTTAAAATCACTTCTTGTAAAAGAAATAGAGACGAAAAATGCGATTAAAGAACTAATCACTACCTTTCTGAAGGGCGAAAATGTTGAAAAAGATAGTCGATAA
- the glmM gene encoding phosphoglucosamine mutase, giving the protein MPKKKLFGTDGIRGVANEFPLTCEMTQKIGVATGCYLKAKYPDKKHTVVIGKDTRASSDMIISALISGLTATGIDVTYLGTTTTPSISYMVKNFSLSMGIMISASHNPAEYNGIKFFNRKGKKFSEMEEASLELVIFNKYELPKASPLEIGRIFDGRGLLESYAKFLEETGTYLAGLRIALDCANGAAYMIAPEVFKALGAKVFTYNAEPDGLNINKNCGATHPEFLAEKLKEIKADVGFAFDGDADRCVAVDEKGNIIDGDEIIALLSDYFGESEPVVATVMSNLGLEKYIKSKGIEFYRTPVGDRYVSEKMEKVGAIIGGEQSGHIIIKRFMETGDGILTAILLASILKKSGKTFSELTNVFQKYPQKLVNLRVKDKKPIDKLEEVKKAIADAELTLEDKGRVLVRYSGTEPLVRIMVEAESEDLIKKTISIIKKAFKKEGIVEE; this is encoded by the coding sequence ATGCCGAAGAAAAAACTTTTTGGAACTGATGGTATCCGCGGCGTGGCAAACGAATTTCCTTTAACCTGTGAAATGACGCAAAAAATCGGTGTAGCAACAGGATGCTACCTTAAAGCCAAGTATCCCGACAAAAAACATACAGTTGTAATTGGAAAAGACACACGCGCCTCTTCAGATATGATAATTTCGGCACTAATTTCCGGACTCACAGCAACAGGAATCGATGTTACATACCTCGGAACGACAACCACCCCTTCCATCTCCTATATGGTAAAAAACTTTTCTTTATCAATGGGAATTATGATATCAGCATCTCACAATCCCGCAGAATACAACGGCATAAAATTTTTTAACCGGAAAGGAAAAAAGTTTTCAGAGATGGAAGAAGCATCTCTGGAACTTGTAATATTTAACAAGTACGAACTCCCAAAAGCATCACCGCTTGAAATAGGCAGGATCTTTGACGGAAGAGGACTTTTAGAAAGCTACGCAAAGTTCCTTGAGGAAACTGGAACATACCTTGCTGGACTTAGAATAGCCCTTGACTGTGCAAATGGTGCAGCATACATGATAGCACCGGAAGTTTTTAAAGCCTTAGGTGCAAAAGTATTCACTTATAACGCAGAACCCGACGGCCTAAATATAAACAAAAACTGCGGTGCTACACATCCTGAATTTCTAGCAGAAAAGTTAAAAGAAATTAAAGCAGACGTCGGATTTGCATTTGACGGTGATGCCGACAGATGTGTTGCTGTTGATGAAAAAGGAAACATTATAGACGGAGACGAAATAATAGCCCTTTTGTCTGATTATTTTGGTGAATCCGAACCCGTTGTTGCAACCGTAATGAGCAATCTCGGACTTGAAAAATACATAAAATCAAAAGGTATAGAGTTCTACAGAACTCCTGTAGGCGACAGGTACGTATCAGAAAAGATGGAAAAAGTAGGTGCAATAATAGGCGGCGAACAATCCGGACACATAATAATAAAAAGATTCATGGAAACGGGAGACGGTATCTTAACCGCGATTCTTCTTGCTTCAATTCTTAAAAAAAGCGGCAAAACATTCAGCGAACTTACAAACGTTTTCCAGAAATATCCACAAAAACTTGTTAATCTCAGGGTAAAAGATAAAAAACCGATAGACAAACTGGAAGAAGTTAAAAAGGCAATAGCCGACGCCGAACTTACACTTGAAGACAAAGGAAGAGTGCTTGTCAGATATTCAGGAACAGAACCCTTGGTCAGAATAATGGTAGAAGCCGAAAGCGAAGACCTGATAAAAAAAACCATTTCAATAATTAAAAAAGCATTTAAAAAAGAGGGCATTGTTGAAGAATAG
- a CDS encoding GatB/YqeY domain-containing protein: MGLKEKLIKDMKEAMKAKDKVRLSTIRMINSLIKNAEIDKRGELTDEEIVSLLQKYAKQRRESIELYEKGGRQDLVEKEKAELAIVESYLPEQMGEDEIRKVVEEAIAETGASSLKDLGKIMKIVIPKVKGKADGSVVNRIARELLSGES, translated from the coding sequence ATGGGATTAAAAGAGAAACTTATTAAAGACATGAAAGAGGCCATGAAGGCCAAAGATAAGGTTAGACTCAGCACCATCAGGATGATAAACTCTCTCATAAAGAATGCCGAAATAGACAAGCGTGGTGAGCTTACAGACGAAGAGATTGTTTCTCTTCTCCAGAAATATGCAAAGCAGAGGCGTGAATCTATAGAACTTTATGAAAAAGGTGGCAGGCAGGACCTTGTAGAGAAGGAGAAGGCAGAGCTTGCAATTGTTGAGTCTTATCTTCCAGAACAGATGGGAGAGGATGAGATTCGTAAAGTAGTTGAAGAAGCTATAGCCGAAACGGGAGCTTCTTCACTGAAAGATTTAGGTAAAATTATGAAAATTGTAATTCCTAAAGTTAAAGGAAAGGCTGACGGTTCTGTTGTTAACAGGATTGCAAGAGAACTTCTCTCAGGAGAAAGTTAA
- a CDS encoding endonuclease MutS2 yields MFKGVWRHLDFDTLLEKTASLARSESGRKAVLSITPSTDVSEITEETLITFEFVRLLTEKSFPLEAFPDISSIIKKAKVEGVIFSIPEILSVHAVCSQSKIVKKFLNNIRERFPRLSAFSSSLSSFLELRELIESSIDENGEILDTASSNLKMIREKKRQIADSIKKRLESLVRRNEDICPDQIITIRNGRYVVLAKNSYKKRFSGIVHDRSISGHTVYVEPAFVVDDNNRLRELATEEEKEIKRILTYISKKIRENRFRISAAFSTLVELDRRYAVAEMSRRLKGTLPEISDRIELKDARHPLLALLQKEVIPVDVKVEKGLVITGPNTGGKTVILKTLGLSTLMFQSGFLIPAAEGSKIRIFKKVRADIGDEQSIEQSLSTFSAHVKNISELLNEADKDTLVLLDELGAGTDPIEGSSLGVAILEYLKEKGAILIITTHFTPIKLYAYKDDYYEVASVLFDEKSLKPLYRLAYGVIGRSYAFVIAKRYGMPDVVIEKAQKLLSSEDRIASEIVAALESEYRALQSEREQVAKLKEELEREREKLEKEKELLKEKGVENLQAYIREFREKSEKLLAEIQDERLRKKVRALIQEAKKKVEAAEEKEIKKAAAEIKPGMIVKVKKTGRKGTVITVDTERGTAKVAIGALKIDMKLNQLEPVIETVIDERKIRIDTKMPQNFFPEIKLLGMRGDEALDAVEKFLDDARIAGFHRVKIVHGHGTGILKRLVRTYLKDSPYVKSFRAGKIEEGGDGITIVELK; encoded by the coding sequence ATGTTCAAAGGAGTGTGGCGCCACCTTGATTTTGATACTCTCCTTGAGAAAACTGCCTCCCTTGCCCGGAGTGAATCTGGTAGAAAGGCGGTTCTCTCCATTACACCTTCTACCGATGTTTCGGAGATAACAGAAGAGACACTTATTACATTTGAATTTGTAAGACTTCTGACAGAAAAATCTTTTCCCCTTGAAGCTTTCCCCGATATTTCATCAATTATAAAAAAGGCAAAAGTTGAAGGTGTGATATTTTCAATTCCTGAAATTCTCTCCGTTCATGCTGTCTGTTCTCAATCTAAAATTGTTAAAAAGTTCCTCAATAATATAAGGGAAAGATTCCCGAGGCTTTCGGCTTTCTCCAGTTCTCTTTCAAGTTTTCTTGAATTGAGGGAACTTATTGAGTCTTCCATTGATGAAAACGGTGAAATTCTTGATACTGCGTCTTCTAACCTTAAAATGATAAGGGAGAAAAAGAGACAGATTGCAGACAGTATAAAAAAACGGCTTGAATCCCTTGTCAGAAGGAACGAAGATATCTGTCCCGATCAAATTATAACCATACGAAACGGCAGATACGTTGTTCTTGCCAAAAACAGCTACAAAAAACGGTTTTCAGGTATCGTTCACGACCGGTCTATTTCAGGACATACTGTCTATGTTGAACCTGCCTTTGTTGTTGATGATAACAACAGGTTAAGAGAACTTGCGACAGAAGAAGAGAAAGAGATAAAGAGGATTCTCACCTACATAAGTAAAAAGATAAGGGAAAACAGATTCCGTATTTCTGCTGCCTTTTCAACGCTTGTTGAACTTGATAGACGATACGCAGTTGCTGAAATGAGCCGCAGGTTGAAAGGCACGCTTCCTGAGATTTCGGACAGGATAGAACTTAAAGATGCAAGACATCCGCTTCTTGCCCTTTTACAAAAAGAAGTTATTCCTGTTGATGTAAAGGTTGAAAAAGGCCTTGTTATTACTGGTCCGAATACCGGCGGTAAGACGGTAATACTTAAAACTCTGGGACTTTCCACTTTGATGTTTCAATCGGGATTTCTCATACCTGCTGCGGAAGGCAGTAAAATCCGTATTTTCAAGAAAGTAAGGGCAGACATAGGTGATGAGCAGAGCATTGAACAGAGTCTGAGCACTTTCAGCGCTCATGTTAAAAATATTTCTGAGCTTCTTAACGAAGCTGATAAGGATACCCTTGTTCTTCTTGATGAGCTTGGTGCCGGAACAGATCCGATAGAAGGTTCGAGCCTTGGTGTTGCGATACTGGAATATTTAAAAGAAAAAGGTGCCATTTTAATCATAACAACCCACTTTACGCCGATAAAACTTTATGCTTATAAAGATGACTATTACGAGGTTGCATCTGTTCTCTTTGACGAAAAGAGTTTGAAGCCTCTTTACCGTCTTGCCTACGGAGTAATAGGTAGAAGTTACGCTTTTGTTATAGCCAAGCGCTACGGTATGCCTGATGTTGTTATAGAAAAGGCGCAGAAACTTCTATCTTCGGAGGATAGAATTGCATCTGAAATTGTTGCGGCGCTGGAATCTGAATATAGAGCCCTTCAGAGCGAGAGAGAGCAGGTTGCAAAATTAAAGGAAGAACTTGAGAGAGAAAGAGAAAAACTTGAGAAGGAAAAAGAACTTTTAAAAGAAAAAGGTGTTGAAAACCTTCAGGCTTACATAAGGGAGTTTAGAGAAAAAAGCGAGAAGCTTCTTGCCGAAATTCAGGACGAAAGACTCAGAAAAAAGGTAAGGGCGCTTATACAGGAAGCTAAAAAGAAGGTGGAAGCAGCTGAAGAGAAAGAGATAAAGAAAGCTGCTGCGGAAATAAAGCCCGGCATGATTGTAAAGGTAAAAAAGACAGGAAGGAAAGGAACAGTTATAACCGTTGATACAGAGAGAGGTACAGCAAAAGTTGCGATAGGTGCTTTGAAAATAGACATGAAGTTAAATCAGCTTGAGCCTGTTATTGAAACCGTTATAGATGAAAGAAAAATAAGAATAGACACAAAAATGCCTCAAAACTTTTTCCCTGAAATTAAACTACTCGGGATGAGAGGAGATGAAGCGCTTGATGCTGTTGAAAAATTCCTTGACGATGCAAGAATTGCAGGATTTCACAGGGTTAAAATCGTTCACGGTCATGGAACAGGCATTTTAAAACGGCTTGTTCGGACATATCTGAAGGATTCTCCTTATGTTAAATCATTTCGTGCTGGAAAAATAGAAGAAGGTGGTGACGGCATTACGATTGTGGAGTTGAAATAG